One window of Pseudomonas urmiensis genomic DNA carries:
- a CDS encoding VOC family protein encodes MAAKPIPEGQHSITPYLGIKDAHLAIEFYKKAFNAQEMFRLDSPDGRVGHAELKIGDSSLMLAEPCGESGGLTASQSVNGVAVGLHLYVEDCDQIYAQAIAAGATQVSPLQDQFYGDRSGTVKDPFGNLWFVSTHKEDLSVEEIRARAAKMFGAN; translated from the coding sequence ATGGCAGCCAAACCGATTCCCGAAGGGCAACACAGCATCACCCCCTACCTGGGCATCAAGGACGCCCACCTGGCCATCGAGTTCTACAAAAAGGCCTTCAACGCCCAAGAGATGTTTCGCCTCGACAGCCCAGACGGCCGGGTCGGCCACGCCGAGCTGAAAATCGGCGACTCGTCGCTGATGCTCGCCGAGCCCTGCGGCGAAAGCGGCGGCTTGACCGCCAGCCAATCGGTCAACGGCGTGGCTGTTGGCCTGCACTTGTATGTCGAGGACTGCGACCAGATCTACGCCCAGGCCATCGCTGCTGGCGCTACCCAGGTCAGCCCTTTGCAAGACCAGTTCTACGGCGACCGCAGTGGCACCGTGAAGGACCCGTTCGGCAACCTGTGGTTCGTCTCGACCCATAAGGAAGACCTCTCGGTTGAAGAAATTCGCGCCCGCGCCGCGAAGATGTTCGGCGCTAACTGA
- a CDS encoding NADP-dependent glyceraldehyde-3-phosphate dehydrogenase, with protein sequence MDRLLDSLFPTAEEIPEAWRLGPPLEQRDYLVNGELRQWHGPLATVRSPVWLKQGDEEHQVILGSAPLLDADTALTALDAAVQAYDKGRGSWPNMRVAERIQHVEAFLARMREQRSAVVKLLMWEIGKNLKDSEKEFDRTCDYIVDTINALKDLDRRSSRFELEQGTLGQIRRAPLGVALCMGPYNYPLNETFTTLIPALIMGNTVVFKPAKFGVLLIRPLLEAFRDSFPAGVINVIYGRGRETVSALMASGKIDVFAFIGTHKAASDLKKLHPRPHRLRAALGLDAKNPGIVLPQVDLDNAVEEAVTGALSFNGQRCTALKILFVHEDVVAPFLEKFQRKLAALKPGMPWAPGVALTPLPEQGKVDYLNALVEDAKGKGAQVLNEHEGGGHSRGSFFYPALLYPVSADMRVYHEEQFGPVVPVVPYRDLETVIEYVLDSDYGQQLSLFGNDPQTIGTLVDTFANQVGRININAQCQRGPDTYPFNGRKNSAEGTLSVHDALRVFSIRTLVATKFQEANKQLISEIIRNRQSSFLTTDYIF encoded by the coding sequence ATGGACCGTTTGCTCGATTCGCTGTTTCCGACCGCCGAAGAGATCCCCGAAGCCTGGCGCCTCGGCCCGCCACTGGAACAGCGCGATTACCTCGTCAATGGCGAACTCAGGCAATGGCACGGGCCCTTGGCTACCGTGCGCAGTCCGGTCTGGCTCAAACAGGGCGATGAAGAGCACCAGGTGATTTTGGGCAGTGCACCGTTGCTTGACGCCGACACCGCCCTCACCGCCCTGGATGCTGCGGTTCAAGCCTATGACAAAGGCCGCGGCAGCTGGCCGAACATGCGCGTGGCCGAGCGCATCCAGCACGTCGAAGCGTTCCTGGCGCGCATGCGCGAACAGCGCAGCGCGGTGGTCAAGCTGCTGATGTGGGAGATTGGCAAGAACCTCAAGGATTCGGAGAAAGAGTTCGACCGCACCTGCGACTACATCGTCGACACCATCAACGCCCTCAAGGATCTGGACCGACGCTCCAGCCGCTTTGAACTCGAACAAGGCACCCTCGGCCAGATCCGCCGTGCGCCGCTAGGCGTGGCGCTGTGCATGGGCCCTTACAACTATCCGCTGAACGAGACCTTCACCACCCTGATCCCGGCGTTGATCATGGGCAATACCGTGGTGTTCAAGCCGGCCAAGTTCGGCGTGCTGCTGATCCGGCCACTGCTCGAAGCGTTCCGCGACAGCTTCCCGGCCGGGGTGATCAACGTCATCTATGGTCGCGGCCGGGAGACCGTCAGCGCCTTGATGGCCAGCGGCAAGATCGACGTGTTCGCCTTCATCGGCACCCACAAAGCCGCCAGCGACCTGAAAAAACTCCACCCACGCCCGCACCGCCTGCGCGCAGCGCTGGGCCTGGACGCCAAGAACCCCGGGATCGTGCTGCCCCAGGTGGACCTGGACAACGCCGTCGAGGAAGCAGTGACCGGCGCCCTGTCCTTCAATGGCCAGCGCTGCACCGCGCTGAAGATCCTGTTCGTGCACGAGGATGTGGTCGCGCCGTTCCTGGAGAAATTCCAACGCAAGCTGGCTGCGCTCAAGCCCGGCATGCCCTGGGCACCGGGGGTGGCGCTGACGCCACTGCCGGAGCAAGGCAAGGTCGACTACCTCAACGCCTTGGTGGAGGATGCCAAGGGCAAGGGCGCGCAGGTACTCAATGAGCATGAAGGCGGCGGCCACAGCCGGGGTTCGTTCTTCTATCCTGCCCTGCTCTACCCGGTTAGCGCCGATATGCGCGTGTATCACGAGGAGCAGTTTGGGCCGGTGGTGCCGGTGGTGCCCTACCGCGACCTTGAGACAGTGATCGAATATGTACTGGACTCCGACTACGGCCAGCAGTTGAGCCTGTTCGGCAATGATCCCCAGACCATCGGCACGCTGGTCGACACCTTTGCCAACCAGGTGGGGCGCATCAACATCAATGCGCAGTGCCAGCGTGGCCCGGATACCTACCCGTTCAACGGCCGCAAGAACAGCGCTGAAGGGACCTTGTCGGTACATGACGCCTTGCGGGTATTCTCGATCCGCACCTTGGTCGCGACCAAGTTCCAGGAGGCTAACAAACAATTGATCAGCGAGATCATTCGTAATCGACAATCGAGCTTCCTGACGACCGACTACATCTTCTAG
- a CDS encoding putative bifunctional diguanylate cyclase/phosphodiesterase yields MRTVHPSPDDPPAAAGSLRRSANRLLPVGFAVIGISLSLVLGRLDVQREQSEQVATIAAHLSGVRAALEAQLRAAFGETEGIAQLIAADGHISAEHFHGMAREALASVPYMRHVSLAPDDVISDVYPLKDNQAIIGLDYRRLPEQFPLLQSAREQMQPVLAGPVKLYQGGQALIYRRPVFINGKRGVKFYWGNVSTVADIDRLLAAAGLGPELEIDVAVRGANGQGGEGGLIWGDARLFEDPLLSQTVEVPGGRWQLVAAPRAGWPVLGLFASPLFLFALSCTGLFSVFVAQLNRNHRLLKQRNRELRQSQAQLERLAHYDTITGLPNRVLFQQQLAAAILKGNGLAVLMLDIDGFKQVNDSLGHPMGDLLLQQATARFLQELDSADRVCRLGGDEFVFMLQGSQGQVSHQVRAILRCLQRPFDLNGNAALVTGSIGLAWCPQHGESVDSLLRHADTAMYVAKESGRNAWRPYHPEMTARLQQRLELERNLRRALQDNEFELWYQPKVDLFSGQLEGVEALLRWRDPEHGLVSPAEFIPLAERTGLIIPLGELVLDLACAQLASWRAADCLPGPLAINVAALQIERSDYVTSLATALARYDLPAQLLEVEITESLLMESQQQACAVLAQLQAMGVATAVDDFGTGYSSLAYLRSLPIDHLKIDRAFIKDLPGDDDAVAVARAIIDLGHALGFRITAEGIETQEQYDFLRNAGCNQGQGYLMARPMPAQALQAWLVQHEQRRPAR; encoded by the coding sequence ATGAGAACCGTCCACCCTTCCCCTGATGACCCGCCAGCCGCCGCGGGCTCGCTGCGTCGCAGCGCCAACCGCCTGCTGCCAGTGGGTTTTGCCGTGATTGGCATCAGCTTGTCGCTGGTGCTTGGCCGGCTGGACGTGCAACGCGAGCAGAGCGAGCAGGTCGCCACCATTGCTGCACATTTGTCTGGGGTACGGGCCGCCTTGGAGGCGCAACTGCGCGCAGCCTTTGGCGAAACCGAGGGCATTGCCCAACTGATTGCCGCCGATGGCCATATCAGTGCCGAGCACTTCCATGGCATGGCGCGTGAAGCGTTGGCTTCGGTGCCGTACATGCGCCATGTGTCGCTGGCGCCGGACGATGTGATCAGCGATGTCTATCCGCTCAAGGACAACCAGGCCATCATTGGCCTGGACTACCGGCGTCTGCCGGAGCAGTTCCCGCTGTTGCAATCGGCGCGCGAGCAGATGCAGCCGGTGCTTGCCGGGCCGGTGAAGCTATATCAGGGCGGCCAGGCGCTGATTTATCGGCGCCCGGTGTTCATCAATGGCAAGCGCGGGGTGAAGTTCTATTGGGGCAACGTCTCGACCGTGGCCGACATCGATCGGCTGCTGGCCGCCGCCGGGCTTGGGCCGGAGCTTGAGATCGACGTGGCCGTGCGTGGCGCCAATGGCCAAGGCGGCGAAGGCGGGTTGATCTGGGGCGATGCACGGCTGTTCGAAGACCCGCTGCTCAGCCAGACGGTGGAAGTGCCAGGTGGTCGCTGGCAGCTGGTGGCTGCCCCGCGTGCCGGCTGGCCGGTGCTGGGCTTGTTCGCGTCGCCCTTGTTTTTGTTCGCCTTGAGTTGCACCGGGCTGTTCAGCGTGTTCGTCGCCCAGCTCAATCGCAATCACCGTTTGCTCAAGCAGCGCAACCGCGAACTGCGCCAGTCACAGGCTCAGCTGGAGCGCCTGGCCCACTACGACACCATCACTGGGCTGCCTAATCGCGTGCTGTTCCAGCAGCAGTTGGCCGCTGCCATCCTCAAGGGCAATGGCCTGGCGGTGTTGATGCTGGATATCGACGGCTTCAAGCAGGTCAATGACAGCCTCGGCCACCCCATGGGCGATCTGCTTTTGCAACAAGCCACCGCGCGCTTTTTGCAAGAGCTCGACAGCGCCGACCGCGTATGCCGACTCGGCGGCGATGAGTTCGTGTTCATGCTCCAAGGCAGCCAGGGCCAGGTCAGTCATCAGGTACGGGCAATCTTGCGTTGCCTGCAACGGCCGTTCGACCTCAACGGCAATGCCGCGCTGGTCACCGGCAGCATCGGTTTGGCCTGGTGTCCGCAGCATGGCGAGAGTGTCGACAGCCTGCTGCGCCATGCCGACACCGCCATGTACGTGGCCAAGGAGAGCGGCCGCAATGCCTGGCGCCCGTATCACCCCGAGATGACCGCGCGCCTGCAGCAGCGGCTGGAGTTGGAACGCAACCTGCGCCGGGCCCTGCAGGACAACGAATTCGAGCTGTGGTACCAGCCCAAGGTGGATTTGTTCAGTGGTCAGCTGGAGGGGGTCGAGGCGCTGTTGCGCTGGCGTGACCCCGAGCATGGGCTGGTGTCGCCGGCCGAGTTCATCCCGTTGGCCGAACGCACCGGTTTGATCATCCCGCTAGGTGAGTTGGTGCTGGATCTGGCCTGCGCGCAGTTGGCCAGCTGGCGCGCCGCAGACTGTTTGCCTGGGCCATTGGCGATCAACGTCGCGGCCTTGCAGATCGAGCGCAGCGACTATGTCACCAGCCTCGCTACGGCGCTGGCACGTTACGACTTGCCGGCGCAACTGCTGGAGGTGGAGATCACCGAAAGCTTGCTGATGGAAAGCCAGCAGCAGGCCTGCGCGGTGCTGGCCCAGCTGCAAGCCATGGGCGTGGCCACCGCGGTGGACGACTTCGGGACCGGCTACTCGTCGCTGGCCTATCTGCGCTCGCTGCCGATCGATCACCTGAAGATCGACCGCGCCTTCATCAAGGACCTGCCTGGCGACGACGATGCCGTCGCCGTTGCCCGCGCGATCATCGACCTGGGCCATGCGCTGGGCTTTCGGATCACCGCCGAAGGCATCGAAACCCAGGAGCAGTACGATTTTCTGCGCAATGCCGGATGCAATCAGGGCCAAGGCTACCTGATGGCCCGGCCGATGCCTGCGCAGGCGTTGCAGGCATGGCTGGTGCAACATGAGCAGCGGCGGCCGGCGCGCTGA
- a CDS encoding ChbG/HpnK family deacetylase translates to MPSQVIVNADDFGLSAHTNAVILHAFQAGLISSATAMANMPAFAAACVLAQQPALKGRIGLHFNLTYGRPLSQAILAEARFCAPHGEFELKLKRRTLRLTRRERLAVEQELEAQWNRCLEHGVMPSHLDSHQHVHNIWPIGEIVARFARKQGVPVRLARNLGQNIGPLKKTFKALLNRRLRQLSGATADYVCTPLDLKAGLAPKQGVLEIVAHPSALGGHDFGDAYLATGESLKSLIDQRLAGLPRVGYTCLAAQPSALAAQT, encoded by the coding sequence ATGCCATCTCAGGTCATAGTCAACGCTGACGATTTCGGCCTCAGTGCCCATACCAACGCGGTGATCTTGCATGCCTTCCAGGCCGGCTTGATCAGTTCGGCGACGGCCATGGCCAACATGCCGGCGTTTGCCGCAGCCTGCGTCCTGGCCCAGCAGCCGGCGCTCAAAGGACGGATTGGCTTGCATTTCAACCTGACCTACGGCCGGCCGTTAAGCCAGGCCATCTTGGCCGAAGCGCGTTTTTGCGCGCCGCACGGCGAATTCGAGCTCAAGCTCAAGCGCCGCACCCTGCGCCTGACGCGGCGTGAGCGGCTGGCAGTCGAGCAGGAGCTCGAAGCCCAGTGGAACCGCTGCCTGGAACATGGGGTGATGCCCAGCCACCTGGACTCGCATCAGCATGTGCACAACATCTGGCCGATCGGCGAGATCGTCGCACGCTTCGCTCGCAAACAAGGGGTGCCAGTGCGCTTGGCGCGCAACCTGGGGCAGAACATCGGCCCCTTGAAGAAAACTTTCAAGGCGCTGCTCAATCGGCGCTTGCGCCAACTCAGCGGGGCGACGGCAGACTACGTGTGCACGCCGCTGGACTTGAAAGCGGGCCTGGCGCCCAAACAGGGCGTACTGGAAATCGTCGCCCATCCCAGCGCACTGGGCGGGCATGACTTTGGTGATGCCTACCTGGCCACCGGCGAGTCGCTCAAGAGCCTGATTGACCAGCGGCTGGCGGGGCTTCCTCGGGTTGGCTACACCTGCCTGGCTGCTCAGCCTTCGGCACTCGCTGCGCAGACTTGA
- a CDS encoding GNAT family N-acetyltransferase, whose translation MGLRLSWCASLRTPDFPAADYEALRQRLAGSTPFNHLGWLRAAEAALQPGQLLQVLLGYKNGQLCLCLPLVRQREAFGPISLAVVRHLGYPLSDRIALLIDLPGNAAGKVLRAIRNQLPHALLQLSEVPDGAAGDNWLRRWASRSSTFERRLTCSVPVHRISDADRQEVSGDPRYKLRRARKRIAACGAQVRRVIATQDNIGQLLDAISAVEAASWKGDDEVGIFSGEQRRQWMYQAFTALAGEGLVCLVLLELDGRCISYRLGLLERGRVYDYNLAFEPAYRDLGSGRVLLEEFIHWGLDDGWQWVDASRVSLENSSHQLHERQTEQVDQWRLSCYSWRLDGIALGLALRCWQWLKPRLGKRAASPQVAATPNPPQESPNAISGHSQR comes from the coding sequence ATGGGCTTGCGCCTGAGCTGGTGCGCCTCGCTGCGCACCCCCGACTTCCCCGCTGCCGACTACGAGGCGCTGCGCCAGCGCCTGGCCGGCAGCACCCCTTTCAACCACCTGGGCTGGCTACGTGCCGCCGAGGCCGCCCTGCAACCTGGGCAATTGCTGCAAGTGCTGCTTGGCTACAAGAACGGCCAGCTCTGCCTGTGCCTGCCGCTGGTGCGCCAGCGCGAAGCATTCGGCCCCATCTCCTTGGCGGTGGTACGCCACCTGGGCTACCCACTGAGTGACCGCATCGCCCTGTTGATCGACCTGCCGGGCAATGCGGCTGGCAAGGTCCTGCGCGCCATTCGCAACCAGCTGCCACATGCCCTGCTGCAATTGAGCGAAGTGCCCGACGGCGCGGCCGGTGACAACTGGCTGCGGCGCTGGGCCAGCCGCAGCTCGACCTTCGAACGGCGCCTGACCTGCAGCGTGCCGGTGCATCGCATCAGCGACGCCGATCGCCAGGAAGTCAGCGGCGATCCGCGCTATAAACTGCGCCGCGCGCGCAAACGCATCGCCGCCTGTGGCGCGCAAGTGCGGCGCGTCATCGCCACTCAGGACAACATCGGCCAGCTGCTCGATGCCATCAGCGCTGTCGAAGCGGCCAGCTGGAAAGGTGACGATGAAGTCGGCATCTTCTCCGGCGAGCAGCGCCGCCAGTGGATGTACCAGGCCTTTACCGCCCTGGCGGGTGAAGGCCTGGTGTGCCTGGTCCTGCTGGAGCTCGACGGCCGCTGCATCAGTTACCGCCTGGGCCTGCTCGAACGGGGCCGGGTGTACGACTACAACCTGGCCTTCGAGCCTGCCTATCGCGACCTGGGCAGTGGCCGGGTGCTGCTCGAAGAGTTTATCCACTGGGGCCTGGACGACGGCTGGCAGTGGGTCGACGCCTCCCGCGTCAGCCTGGAAAACTCCAGCCACCAGCTGCACGAACGCCAGACCGAGCAGGTCGACCAGTGGCGCCTGAGCTGCTACAGCTGGCGCCTGGACGGCATCGCCCTGGGGCTGGCGCTGCGCTGCTGGCAGTGGCTCAAGCCGCGCCTGGGCAAGCGCGCCGCCAGCCCCCAGGTCGCGGCCACCCCCAATCCCCCACAGGAGAGTCCGAATGCCATCTCAGGTCATAGTCAACGCTGA
- a CDS encoding N-acetyltransferase, producing the protein MRALSKIRERIQRKGLRNTLRAAFKRFVFYHWELLWMERDLVSPVPPHRLKAYTPLRVERITVNNVQAFAKHFGDRVEVMRELAAEGHTGLMFLDDDNHTCAFIWGSSRHYHDRHFYGCWFPVQAGEFFEFGGELIRKYWGTRLSLDIQLEIWKAMAAQGCTKVVDVCESDNIPALKLHLRTGYKEQGRIMNVYCLFGRWKFFRETRYTESRLEPLRKPERETVSATAS; encoded by the coding sequence ATGCGTGCATTGAGCAAAATCCGGGAGCGCATCCAGCGCAAAGGATTGCGCAACACACTGCGAGCCGCGTTCAAGCGATTCGTCTTCTATCATTGGGAATTGCTGTGGATGGAGCGTGACCTGGTCAGCCCCGTCCCTCCCCACCGGCTTAAAGCGTACACGCCGCTGCGGGTGGAGCGGATCACGGTGAACAATGTCCAGGCCTTTGCCAAGCATTTCGGCGATCGCGTGGAAGTCATGCGCGAGCTGGCCGCCGAGGGCCACACCGGGCTGATGTTCCTTGACGATGACAACCACACCTGTGCGTTCATCTGGGGCAGCAGCCGGCACTACCACGACCGCCACTTCTACGGGTGCTGGTTCCCGGTGCAAGCGGGCGAATTCTTCGAGTTCGGTGGCGAGCTGATCCGCAAATACTGGGGCACGCGCTTGTCCCTGGATATCCAGTTGGAAATCTGGAAAGCCATGGCCGCGCAAGGCTGCACCAAGGTGGTGGATGTGTGCGAAAGCGACAACATCCCTGCGCTGAAGCTGCATTTGCGTACCGGCTACAAGGAGCAAGGACGAATCATGAACGTGTATTGCCTGTTTGGTCGCTGGAAGTTCTTCCGCGAAACCCGCTACACCGAGTCACGCCTTGAGCCACTGCGCAAACCTGAGCGGGAAACCGTCTCGGCCACGGCGTCGTGA
- a CDS encoding lipopolysaccharide biosynthesis protein codes for MNRNSYLRHLLLSMGTKLAMIALRLARNVLLARILGPSERGLFALLSTLPDLISAATSGGLNSAVGYQAAKQRDMGLLLTQVLIYGCLLAGLLTLVCVVLVREFGAELEITLQLGVLAWLLLLAVPMTVLKSGLLTLHNASGGVGAFNALRLSESLAPLLLFVGLYWMWQEHALEAALISWLGGIALVLVLGLWWLRRQHPLHLRWDRSGQRELLNYSAKSHPDLLFQQLILRSDYLFIGAILGSTALGHYAMASAAAELLLIIPEAVTTPLMKRLLQQDAGMDKITPLALRLTATVMLGACLGMALIGQWLIVTLFGAEYQPAYPALLALLPGLLGLCYASILRLDLLGKNRPGTVSLMMGAGAALNLVLNLILIPTWGIVGAAMASSIAYLAVTVAMLVLYCRLSGVALGQTLIVLPSDFAPLRQMLQRRPA; via the coding sequence ATGAACCGCAACAGCTACCTGCGCCATCTGCTGCTGAGCATGGGCACCAAACTTGCCATGATCGCCCTGCGCCTGGCGCGCAACGTGTTGCTGGCGCGCATCCTCGGCCCCAGCGAGCGCGGTTTGTTCGCCCTGCTCAGCACCCTGCCCGACCTGATCAGCGCCGCCACCAGCGGCGGGCTCAACAGTGCCGTCGGCTACCAGGCGGCCAAGCAACGCGATATGGGCCTGCTGCTGACCCAGGTGCTGATCTATGGCTGCCTGCTGGCCGGGTTGCTGACGCTGGTGTGTGTCGTGCTGGTGCGCGAGTTCGGTGCTGAGCTGGAGATCACCCTGCAGCTGGGCGTGCTCGCCTGGCTGTTGCTGCTGGCAGTGCCCATGACCGTGCTCAAGAGCGGCCTGCTGACCCTGCACAACGCCAGCGGCGGCGTCGGCGCCTTCAATGCCCTGCGCCTGAGCGAATCACTGGCGCCGCTGCTGCTGTTCGTCGGGCTGTACTGGATGTGGCAGGAGCACGCCCTGGAAGCGGCGCTGATCAGCTGGCTGGGCGGTATCGCCCTGGTGCTGGTACTGGGCCTGTGGTGGCTACGGCGGCAACACCCCCTGCACCTGCGCTGGGACCGCAGCGGCCAGCGCGAGCTCTTGAACTACAGCGCCAAAAGCCATCCGGACCTGTTGTTCCAGCAACTGATCCTGCGCTCGGACTACCTGTTCATCGGCGCGATTCTGGGCAGTACCGCGCTGGGACACTACGCCATGGCCAGCGCCGCCGCCGAACTGCTGCTGATCATCCCCGAAGCGGTCACCACGCCGCTGATGAAGCGCCTGCTGCAACAAGATGCCGGCATGGACAAGATCACCCCATTGGCCCTGCGCCTGACCGCTACGGTCATGCTCGGCGCCTGCCTGGGCATGGCGCTGATTGGCCAATGGCTGATCGTGACCCTGTTCGGCGCCGAGTACCAACCCGCCTACCCGGCCCTGCTGGCGCTGCTGCCAGGCCTGCTTGGGCTGTGCTACGCGAGCATCCTGCGCCTGGACCTGCTGGGCAAGAATCGCCCCGGCACGGTGTCTCTGATGATGGGCGCAGGCGCCGCGCTGAACCTGGTGCTCAACCTGATCCTGATTCCCACCTGGGGCATCGTCGGCGCCGCCATGGCCTCCTCGATCGCCTACCTCGCGGTGACCGTGGCCATGCTGGTGCTGTATTGCCGGCTCAGTGGCGTCGCGCTGGGGCAGACCTTGATCGTTCTACCCAGCGACTTCGCCCCGCTGCGCCAGATGCTGCAACGGAGGCCGGCATGA
- a CDS encoding polysaccharide deacetylase family protein produces MPIKTSIKRASGWLYLNSPKGRSQLRGAGVILMLHRVLADDASAALPHRNELCVGPKAFEGLLRWLPRHFDCVSLMDLLKDHQGTRGSGRPKVALTFDDGWRDNALNAFPLLRKHHIPASIFLSTDFIGSRQRFWWESVGETLWGSHGEEPRRQLIERLRKLGRPLPAAYFMNDRPKARSHALAQYLQSLKSLNHQALQLLTDACPPESLAQAMDWQQVRELEDSGLVRFGPHGASHALLPYLDDRRLDEELQRSHAALNQGCQQPLPVYCYPNGDHDERVRARVAAHRYPYALSTRAGICQGYDDPLALPRIGVSQRNASRPSLLAWRISRGNRS; encoded by the coding sequence ATGCCGATCAAGACCAGTATCAAGCGTGCCAGCGGTTGGCTCTACCTCAACTCTCCCAAGGGCCGCAGCCAGCTGCGCGGTGCCGGGGTGATACTCATGCTGCACCGGGTGCTGGCCGACGACGCCAGCGCCGCGCTGCCCCATCGCAATGAACTGTGCGTCGGCCCCAAGGCCTTCGAGGGCCTGCTGCGCTGGCTGCCGCGGCACTTTGACTGCGTCAGCCTGATGGACCTGCTCAAAGACCACCAAGGCACTCGCGGCAGCGGCCGGCCCAAGGTTGCCCTGACCTTCGACGACGGCTGGCGCGACAACGCCCTGAACGCCTTTCCCTTGCTGCGTAAACATCACATACCGGCGAGCATCTTCCTCTCCACCGATTTCATCGGCAGCCGCCAGCGTTTCTGGTGGGAAAGCGTCGGCGAAACCCTGTGGGGCAGCCATGGCGAAGAGCCGCGCCGGCAACTGATCGAGCGCTTGCGCAAGCTCGGGCGACCGCTGCCTGCGGCCTACTTCATGAACGACCGGCCCAAAGCGCGCAGCCACGCGCTGGCGCAGTATCTGCAAAGCCTCAAGAGCCTCAATCATCAGGCCTTGCAGTTGCTCACCGACGCCTGCCCGCCAGAGTCCCTGGCCCAGGCCATGGACTGGCAGCAGGTGCGCGAACTGGAAGACTCAGGCCTGGTGCGCTTCGGCCCCCATGGCGCCAGCCATGCGCTGCTGCCGTACCTGGACGACCGCCGTCTGGACGAAGAACTGCAGCGCAGTCACGCCGCCCTCAACCAAGGCTGCCAGCAACCGCTGCCGGTGTACTGCTACCCCAACGGCGACCACGACGAGCGGGTTCGTGCGCGGGTCGCCGCGCACCGCTACCCCTATGCCCTGAGCACCCGCGCCGGGATTTGCCAAGGCTATGACGACCCGTTGGCGTTGCCCCGTATCGGCGTCAGCCAACGCAATGCCAGCCGGCCTTCGCTGCTGGCTTGGCGCATCAGCCGCGGGAACCGCTCATGA
- a CDS encoding glycosyltransferase family 2 protein, with protein MAESIFWLCLLLPFYAWLGYPLLLTLVGPLFARHRPGPLPRQQVSVVVAAHNEERHIEDKLRNLLAQNCPAADLQIIVASDGSSDRTVALARSFDDPRIHVLDLPRQGKNSVLNAAVEHCSGDILVFTDADVHWLDGTLSALLAPFADPAVGASVGNMVIPVAGKGLSLGESLYRHYEAWLRRVENRTGCTVSADGALQAVRREYYQPIPPRVNDDFYINTCAPVAGKRVVYVDQAKVLDIGVDQAHRQFSRRQRVTVGGLISLAARRELLNPLRHGLYAIALISHKLIRRLAPVLLLPLLLANFFLLDEHVFYRLTLVAQLLCYAIAVAGLLDVRHRLPKPFRLAAFVLVTLAGMSVGLWQFLRGHSYNQWNPDQTR; from the coding sequence GTGGCTGAATCAATCTTCTGGCTCTGCCTGCTACTGCCCTTTTATGCCTGGCTCGGCTACCCGCTGCTGCTGACCCTGGTCGGGCCGTTATTCGCCCGCCATCGGCCAGGGCCGTTGCCCCGGCAACAGGTCAGTGTGGTGGTGGCCGCACACAACGAGGAGCGGCATATCGAAGACAAACTGCGCAACCTGCTCGCGCAGAACTGCCCAGCCGCCGACCTGCAGATCATCGTTGCCAGCGATGGCTCCAGCGATCGCACCGTGGCCCTGGCACGCAGCTTCGATGACCCACGAATTCACGTGCTGGACCTGCCACGCCAAGGCAAGAACAGCGTGCTCAACGCCGCCGTCGAACACTGCAGCGGCGATATCCTGGTGTTCACCGATGCCGATGTGCACTGGCTCGATGGCACCCTCAGCGCCCTGCTGGCACCGTTTGCCGACCCAGCCGTGGGCGCCAGCGTCGGCAACATGGTCATCCCCGTCGCCGGTAAAGGCCTGAGCCTGGGTGAAAGCCTGTATCGCCACTACGAAGCCTGGCTGCGCCGGGTGGAGAACCGCACCGGCTGCACGGTTTCGGCCGATGGCGCGCTGCAAGCGGTACGCCGCGAGTATTACCAACCGATCCCGCCACGGGTCAACGACGACTTCTACATCAATACCTGCGCACCGGTGGCCGGCAAGCGTGTGGTGTACGTCGACCAGGCCAAGGTGCTGGACATTGGCGTGGACCAAGCGCATCGGCAATTCAGCCGCCGCCAGCGGGTCACGGTCGGCGGCCTGATCAGCCTGGCCGCACGCCGCGAGCTGCTCAACCCACTGCGCCATGGCCTGTACGCCATCGCCCTGATCAGCCACAAGCTGATTCGCCGGCTGGCGCCGGTACTGCTGCTGCCGCTGTTGCTGGCCAACTTTTTCCTGCTCGACGAGCACGTTTTCTACCGTCTGACGCTGGTCGCCCAGTTGCTCTGCTACGCGATTGCCGTGGCGGGCCTGTTGGATGTGCGTCATCGCCTGCCCAAGCCGTTTCGCCTGGCCGCATTCGTCCTGGTGACCTTGGCGGGGATGAGCGTGGGCCTGTGGCAGTTCTTGCGCGGGCACAGCTACAACCAATGGAACCCCGACCAGACTCGATGA